From Desulfurellaceae bacterium, one genomic window encodes:
- a CDS encoding DUF2283 domain-containing protein: MIFRYDQTSDMLYIELASAVSTESEEVTPGIVLDFDEKNKVVGIEIEDAGTFIDLSRLEVSALPLANLILNTDVSLQP; encoded by the coding sequence ATGATTTTTCGCTACGACCAGACGAGTGACATGTTATACATCGAACTGGCGTCCGCAGTCAGTACCGAGTCGGAAGAAGTGACTCCCGGTATTGTCCTTGATTTCGATGAAAAGAATAAGGTTGTCGGGATTGAGATTGAAGACGCAGGGACATTCATTGATCTGTCGCGTCTGGAAGTGTCCGCCCTGCCGCTTGCCAATCTGATCTTGAACACAGACGTTTCTCTTCAACCGTGA